A single window of Pseudomonadota bacterium DNA harbors:
- a CDS encoding FAD binding domain-containing protein produces the protein MFPARIQEYVRPRTVAEALAAIARHDEGEAIFLAGGQSAMQAIKSRMLRPQCVVDLQGVAELKGVSANNGALTIGAMTRYVEIAAHAGLGNAFAALRDAASHVGDRQVRNRGTIGGSVCWNYVAACTPTAVLALGGTMNLAADGGSRSVAADDFFLGPLETARQDNEILLSVSWPAPPPRTGSAYKKWGLVTDALPVVGVAVMVTLDAAGHCSAARIALAGLANGAQRANLGEAKLVGSRGDIATIDAAMQAIADAADAHSDMSADADYRKQLIRSLGREVAERAFDRARA, from the coding sequence ATGTTTCCGGCCAGGATCCAGGAATACGTGCGGCCGCGCACCGTCGCGGAGGCGCTCGCCGCCATTGCCCGTCACGATGAAGGCGAAGCCATTTTTCTTGCCGGCGGGCAAAGCGCCATGCAGGCCATCAAGTCGCGCATGTTGCGCCCGCAATGCGTGGTGGACCTGCAGGGCGTGGCCGAGTTGAAGGGCGTGAGCGCGAACAACGGCGCGCTGACGATTGGCGCCATGACGCGCTACGTCGAGATAGCGGCCCATGCCGGCCTCGGCAATGCCTTCGCCGCCCTGCGCGATGCGGCCAGCCATGTGGGCGATCGCCAGGTGCGCAATCGCGGCACCATCGGCGGCAGCGTGTGCTGGAACTACGTGGCCGCCTGCACGCCGACGGCGGTGCTGGCGCTGGGTGGCACCATGAACCTCGCCGCCGATGGCGGCAGTCGCAGCGTGGCGGCCGATGATTTCTTCCTGGGCCCGCTCGAAACCGCGCGTCAGGACAATGAAATCCTGCTGTCGGTAAGCTGGCCGGCGCCGCCGCCGCGCACCGGCAGTGCCTACAAGAAATGGGGCTTGGTGACCGACGCCCTGCCGGTGGTCGGCGTGGCCGTCATGGTCACGCTCGATGCCGCCGGCCACTGCAGCGCCGCGCGCATTGCCCTGGCCGGTCTCGCCAACGGCGCGCAGCGCGCGAACCTCGGCGAAGCGAAGCTGGTCGGCAGCCGCGGCGATATCGCGACCATCGACGCCGCCATGCAGGCCATCGCCGATGCCGCCGACGCCCACAGCGACATGTCGGCCGACGCCGACTACCGCAAACAACTCATCCGCAGCCTCGGCCGTGAAGTCGCTGAGCGCGCCTTCGACCGCGCGCGCGCCTAA
- a CDS encoding (2Fe-2S)-binding protein has protein sequence MPVINVTVNGTRYEENVPERLLLVDFLREQLALTGTHVGCTYEGVCGACTIHLDGEAVKSCLMLAVQADGHAITTIEGLGGNTLSPLQQAFTDNHSLQCGFCTPGILMNMSDFLRDNPDPSDDEIRRGLVGNLCRCTGYVHIVRAVREAARAMREQN, from the coding sequence ATGCCCGTCATCAATGTCACCGTCAACGGCACACGTTACGAGGAGAACGTTCCCGAGCGCCTGCTGCTGGTCGATTTCCTGCGCGAGCAACTGGCGCTCACCGGCACCCATGTCGGCTGCACCTACGAGGGTGTGTGCGGCGCCTGCACCATCCATCTCGACGGCGAAGCAGTGAAGAGCTGCCTGATGCTGGCGGTGCAGGCCGATGGCCACGCCATCACCACCATCGAAGGCCTGGGCGGCAACACGCTCTCGCCCCTGCAGCAGGCATTCACCGACAACCACAGCCTGCAGTGCGGCTTCTGCACGCCGGGCATCCTCATGAACATGAGCGACTTCCTGCGCGACAACCCCGACCCCAGCGACGATGAAATCCGTCGCGGCCTGGTCGGCAACCTGTGCCGCTGCACCGGCTACGTGCACATCGTGCGCGCGGTGCGCGAAGCGGCTCGCGCCATGCGCGAACAGAACTGA
- a CDS encoding xanthine dehydrogenase family protein molybdopterin-binding subunit → MASNPQDWLGARLPRKEDQRLITGNGKYLADLVLPGMLHAVFVRSEYAHARIKSIDASEALALTGVVAVFTGDAIKDLIKPMPQAVVQPNLPARYPTFWPLAIGKVKFHGEPVALVVARDKYTAVDAAELVVVDYEELTPVLDPELALEPGSPLVHEEDGGNDIFTMNLTGGETEQSQHDNAAAVDAIFQRADVVVKERFRVHRTGITPMEPRGVLCDWNDGDGLTAYITTQRPHIDRLALIDILDIPGEQVRVVAPRDQGGGFGVKAPFYRENIMIAHAARTLKKPVRWVESRYESLMNVGQERDQINYLEVAASKDGKLLALRNRGIADNGCGTTGVYWGFVMPFLGAVEMPNAYTWAAGDISLKVATTNKASLTPSRAFGHFPTRFAVERAVDMVARRIGMEPSALRRLNLVPSLPYTSVTNEYYDSGDFVKVWDNLLAQVDLAAFRAEQAAARAQGRYLGIGFGCGVELSGVASELLVPMENQPGYGAATVRLDPRGKVLVFGGDAPGGQGHETTAAQVVASQFGISPADVVVTTGDTGITPFGAGSIGARNGSYFVSAVAKACAELKDKITRIMAHDFQIEASVQHFEFKDGEVVYIGDRSKKKTFREAVERIIMWPINMPEGEVGGLDATTFFEAAKPMICFNADCCIVEVDVDTGDFEIKRWVTSEDVGTLINPNIVDGQMHGAIVQGLSNAMFEEFIYDERGQQMSADFEHYKLATAADVPDIEITYAPTPCPHTPLGTRGIGEGRPSSVPGALTNAVCDALAPFGIEINELPLRPNLVWRKLQESRK, encoded by the coding sequence ATGGCTAGCAATCCGCAGGACTGGTTGGGCGCGCGGCTGCCGCGCAAGGAAGATCAACGACTGATCACGGGCAACGGCAAGTACCTGGCCGATCTCGTGCTGCCCGGCATGTTGCACGCGGTGTTCGTGCGCAGCGAATACGCGCACGCACGCATCAAGAGCATCGACGCCTCCGAAGCGCTGGCGCTGACCGGCGTGGTGGCGGTATTCACCGGCGACGCCATCAAGGACCTCATCAAGCCCATGCCGCAGGCCGTCGTGCAGCCCAACCTGCCGGCGCGCTACCCGACCTTCTGGCCGCTCGCCATCGGCAAGGTGAAATTTCACGGCGAGCCGGTGGCGCTGGTCGTGGCGCGCGACAAGTACACCGCCGTCGATGCCGCCGAGCTGGTGGTGGTTGACTACGAAGAGCTGACACCGGTGCTGGATCCCGAGCTCGCCCTGGAGCCGGGATCACCACTGGTGCATGAAGAGGATGGCGGTAACGACATCTTCACCATGAATCTCACGGGCGGCGAGACCGAGCAATCGCAGCACGACAATGCCGCGGCGGTGGACGCCATCTTCCAGCGCGCCGACGTGGTGGTGAAGGAACGTTTCCGCGTGCATCGCACCGGCATCACGCCCATGGAACCGCGCGGCGTGCTGTGCGATTGGAACGACGGCGACGGGCTCACCGCCTACATCACCACGCAACGCCCCCACATCGACCGCCTCGCCCTCATCGACATCCTCGACATCCCCGGCGAGCAAGTGCGCGTGGTGGCGCCACGCGATCAAGGCGGCGGCTTCGGCGTGAAAGCACCGTTCTATCGAGAGAACATCATGATCGCCCACGCCGCGCGCACGCTGAAGAAGCCGGTGCGCTGGGTGGAATCGCGCTACGAAAGCCTGATGAACGTCGGCCAGGAGCGCGATCAGATCAATTACCTCGAGGTCGCGGCCAGCAAGGACGGCAAGCTGCTGGCGCTGCGCAATCGAGGCATCGCCGACAACGGCTGTGGCACCACCGGCGTGTATTGGGGCTTCGTCATGCCTTTCCTCGGCGCGGTGGAAATGCCCAATGCCTACACCTGGGCGGCCGGCGACATCAGTCTAAAGGTCGCTACCACCAACAAGGCGAGCCTCACGCCGTCGCGCGCCTTCGGCCATTTCCCGACGCGCTTCGCGGTCGAACGCGCGGTCGACATGGTGGCGCGCCGCATCGGCATGGAGCCGAGCGCGCTCAGGCGCCTGAACCTGGTACCTAGCCTGCCCTACACCTCGGTCACCAACGAGTACTACGACAGCGGCGACTTCGTGAAGGTGTGGGACAACCTGTTGGCGCAGGTCGACCTGGCGGCATTCCGCGCCGAGCAGGCGGCGGCGCGCGCGCAAGGTCGATACCTCGGCATCGGCTTCGGCTGCGGCGTGGAACTGTCCGGCGTGGCCTCGGAACTGCTGGTGCCGATGGAAAACCAGCCCGGCTACGGCGCCGCCACGGTGCGGCTCGACCCGCGCGGCAAGGTGCTGGTGTTCGGCGGCGACGCGCCTGGCGGTCAAGGCCACGAGACCACCGCCGCGCAGGTTGTCGCCTCGCAGTTCGGCATTTCGCCGGCCGACGTGGTGGTGACCACCGGCGATACCGGCATCACGCCGTTCGGCGCCGGCAGCATCGGTGCGCGCAACGGTTCCTACTTCGTCAGCGCGGTGGCCAAGGCCTGCGCCGAACTGAAGGACAAGATCACGCGCATCATGGCCCACGACTTCCAGATCGAAGCGAGCGTGCAGCACTTCGAGTTCAAGGACGGTGAAGTGGTCTACATCGGCGATCGCAGCAAGAAGAAGACCTTCCGCGAGGCGGTCGAGCGCATCATCATGTGGCCCATCAACATGCCCGAAGGTGAAGTCGGCGGCCTCGACGCCACGACCTTCTTCGAAGCGGCCAAGCCGATGATCTGCTTCAACGCCGACTGCTGCATCGTCGAAGTCGACGTCGATACCGGCGACTTCGAGATCAAGCGCTGGGTCACTTCGGAAGACGTCGGCACGCTCATCAATCCCAACATCGTCGACGGGCAGATGCACGGCGCCATCGTGCAGGGCTTGTCCAACGCCATGTTCGAGGAATTCATCTACGACGAGCGTGGCCAGCAAATGAGCGCCGACTTCGAGCACTACAAGCTCGCCACCGCCGCCGATGTGCCGGATATCGAGATCACCTATGCGCCGACGCCCTGCCCGCACACGCCGCTAGGCACGCGCGGCATCGGTGAAGGCCGTCCGAGCTCGGTGCCGGGCGCGCTCACCAATGCGGTGTGCGATGCCCTCGCGCCGTTCGGCATTGAAATCAACGAACTGCCGCTGCGCCCCAACCTCGTATGGCGCAAGCTGCAGGAAAGCCGCAAATAG
- a CDS encoding 3-keto-5-aminohexanoate cleavage protein, with translation MSKQRKVIITCAVTGAIHTPSMSPSLPVTPREIATAAIEAADAGAAILHLHARDPDNGRPTQDPKWFRQFLPMICERTNAAINITTGGSPYMTVEERMRPATEIEPEIASLNMGSMNFGLFPMLKRFKEFKHDWEVEHLEGSRDLVFKNTYRDIATILRLGSDRGIRFEFECYDTSHLYNLAHFLEEGAVKPPLFVQTVFGIMGGIGAHPEDVMHMKRTADRLFGDQYVWSVLGAGRNQIPVASQAAAMGGNVRVGLEDSLWAGPGRLAENSAEQVRLARKVLEGLSLEVATPDEARDMLKLKGPNSMKL, from the coding sequence ATGTCCAAACAACGTAAGGTCATCATCACCTGCGCCGTGACCGGCGCCATCCACACGCCGTCCATGTCACCCTCGCTGCCGGTCACGCCGCGCGAGATAGCCACCGCCGCCATCGAGGCGGCCGACGCCGGCGCCGCGATCCTGCACCTGCATGCGCGCGACCCGGACAACGGCCGCCCGACCCAGGATCCGAAATGGTTCCGCCAGTTCCTGCCCATGATCTGCGAGCGCACCAACGCCGCCATCAACATCACCACCGGCGGCAGTCCCTACATGACGGTCGAGGAGCGCATGCGCCCCGCCACCGAGATCGAGCCCGAAATAGCTTCGCTCAACATGGGCTCGATGAATTTCGGCCTGTTTCCGATGCTGAAGCGCTTCAAGGAATTCAAGCACGACTGGGAAGTCGAGCACCTCGAAGGCAGCCGCGACCTGGTGTTCAAGAACACCTATCGCGACATCGCCACGATCCTCCGCCTCGGCAGCGATCGCGGCATCCGTTTCGAATTCGAGTGCTACGACACTTCGCACCTGTACAACCTCGCCCACTTCCTGGAAGAAGGCGCGGTCAAGCCGCCGCTGTTCGTGCAGACCGTGTTCGGCATCATGGGCGGCATCGGCGCTCATCCCGAAGACGTGATGCACATGAAGCGCACCGCCGATCGCCTGTTCGGTGACCAGTACGTGTGGTCGGTGCTGGGCGCCGGGCGCAACCAGATCCCGGTCGCCTCGCAAGCGGCGGCCATGGGCGGCAACGTGCGCGTCGGCCTTGAGGATTCGCTGTGGGCGGGGCCCGGCCGCCTGGCCGAGAACTCCGCCGAGCAGGTGCGGCTCGCACGCAAGGTGCTGGAAGGCCTGTCGCTGGAAGTCGCGACGCCCGACGAGGCGCGCGACATGCTGAAGCTCAAGGGGCCGAATTCGATGAAGCTGTAG
- a CDS encoding carbon monoxide dehydrogenase subunit G has protein sequence MQLTEHIRINAPRERVFAALNDVEILRQAIPGCEAIEALSPTDFKATVSAKVGPLKARFTGAVAIADIVAPESYTLSGEGKGGPAGHARISSRVRLEADGAATILHYDVKADIGGKLAQLGGSLVEKTAQKLAGEFFAQFETLLNPPDMAAADAAPGAVNVETPTAPSSAQGQGKLWLWIAGGVVLAALIALLAR, from the coding sequence ATGCAACTGACCGAACACATCCGTATCAATGCGCCACGCGAGCGCGTCTTCGCGGCCTTGAATGACGTCGAGATCCTGCGCCAGGCCATTCCCGGCTGCGAAGCGATCGAGGCGCTGTCGCCCACCGATTTCAAGGCCACCGTGAGCGCCAAGGTCGGGCCCCTGAAAGCGCGCTTCACCGGCGCGGTGGCAATCGCCGACATCGTCGCGCCGGAGTCCTATACCTTGAGCGGCGAGGGCAAGGGCGGCCCGGCCGGCCATGCGCGCATCAGTTCGCGGGTGCGCCTGGAGGCGGACGGCGCGGCCACCATCCTGCATTACGACGTCAAGGCCGACATCGGCGGCAAGCTTGCGCAGTTGGGCGGTTCGCTGGTGGAAAAAACCGCGCAGAAGCTCGCGGGAGAATTCTTCGCGCAGTTCGAGACGCTGCTGAACCCGCCGGACATGGCAGCGGCCGACGCCGCGCCCGGCGCCGTGAATGTCGAAACGCCGACCGCCCCGTCATCCGCGCAGGGCCAGGGTAAGCTGTGGCTGTGGATCGCGGGTGGCGTGGTATTGGCAGCCTTGATCGCGCTACTCGCGCGCTGA
- a CDS encoding DUF1499 domain-containing protein: MAMSLLTVLGVGVTLFAVLGWWSARAAPAAAGVRDGRLAPCDAAPHCVCSEGDGSDASHWVEPISMPDVDGETRWRVIREMVAASGGHVQREDQHYLHAIYTSRLFRFVDDVELRMDGARLQVRSSSRVGYSDLGANAARVADLRARLMVAFAGLKS; encoded by the coding sequence GTGGCGATGTCGCTGCTGACGGTGCTGGGGGTGGGCGTGACGCTGTTCGCGGTCTTGGGCTGGTGGTCGGCCCGCGCCGCGCCGGCCGCGGCCGGCGTTCGCGACGGGCGCCTGGCGCCCTGCGATGCGGCGCCCCATTGCGTGTGCAGCGAGGGCGACGGCAGCGACGCCTCGCACTGGGTGGAGCCCATCAGCATGCCCGACGTCGATGGTGAGACGCGCTGGCGCGTGATCCGCGAAATGGTGGCGGCCAGCGGCGGACACGTGCAGAGGGAGGACCAGCACTACCTGCACGCCATCTACACCAGTCGCCTGTTTCGTTTCGTCGACGATGTGGAACTGCGCATGGACGGCGCGCGTCTGCAGGTCCGTTCCAGTTCGCGGGTCGGTTATTCCGACCTGGGCGCGAACGCGGCGCGCGTCGCCGATCTGCGTGCGCGATTGATGGTGGCGTTCGCCGGCCTCAAATCCTGA
- a CDS encoding AmiS/UreI transporter: MVGVMLLFVGAVLLVNGMGGLGRVELRSMAIMNFMVAGLALLATVVQFVRAETTAQFFGVAQFFLFTFTYLYVAISMWWELDMRGFGWFCFFVALTTIPCAIVTFQGGDMRFGSFWLIWGVLWFMFYLANVQGRDFGKLLPYSSMTVGVLTCWIPGLLILTGHW, translated from the coding sequence ATGGTCGGAGTAATGCTGCTGTTCGTGGGCGCGGTATTGCTGGTCAACGGCATGGGCGGTCTGGGTCGAGTGGAATTGCGCTCGATGGCGATCATGAATTTCATGGTGGCCGGGCTGGCACTGCTGGCGACGGTGGTGCAATTCGTACGCGCCGAGACCACCGCGCAGTTCTTTGGCGTCGCGCAGTTCTTTCTGTTTACGTTCACTTACCTGTACGTCGCCATCAGCATGTGGTGGGAACTCGACATGCGTGGTTTCGGCTGGTTCTGTTTCTTCGTCGCCTTGACCACCATTCCGTGTGCCATCGTCACCTTCCAGGGCGGCGATATGCGCTTTGGCAGTTTCTGGCTGATCTGGGGCGTACTGTGGTTCATGTTCTACCTGGCGAATGTCCAGGGGCGCGACTTCGGCAAGCTGCTGCCCTATAGCAGCATGACGGTCGGAGTGTTGACGTGCTGGATACCGGGCCTCTTGATCCTGACCGGGCATTGGTAG
- a CDS encoding MBOAT family protein → MLFTTLAFALVYLPLVLCGFFLLGRHSRKLAAWWLFAASVFFYGYWMPRFTLLLLASIAVNYAVGRAIGLAAERGQARRLMIAGVVFNLALLSYFKYANFFVDSVNALLGSDVQLGTVTLPIGISFFSFTQIAFLADAYQKSVREYRVAHYGLFVTYFPHLVAGPVLHHAQMMPQFGEASTYRINAANIAAGLAIFAMGLGKKIVFADGVSPYADAIFNAAHDGVALQAAEAWLGALAYTFQLYFDFSGYSDMAVGLSLLFNIRLPYNFNSPYQSLNISDFWRRWHMSLSTFLRDYLYIPLGGNRRGGARRYVNLMLTMLLGGLWHGANWTFVIWGGLHGLYLGINHGYRALMGERLAGFERWPVYRALAWALTFCAVVVAWVLFRAPDFATAACVLKGMIGQGAVLRDASDSIVLWNAGLSPPGALAHCLVLAVIAVLLPNSNWLGERALSCYQRRADLRWLGLGAALVACGFLLVINDARDAVSPFIYFNF, encoded by the coding sequence ATGCTGTTCACCACGCTAGCCTTTGCCCTGGTCTACCTGCCGCTGGTCTTGTGCGGCTTTTTTCTGCTCGGGCGTCATTCCCGCAAGCTGGCGGCATGGTGGCTGTTTGCGGCTTCGGTGTTCTTCTACGGCTACTGGATGCCGCGCTTCACGCTGCTGCTGCTGGCTTCGATAGCGGTCAACTACGCGGTGGGGCGCGCCATCGGACTGGCCGCCGAGCGTGGCCAGGCGCGCCGGCTGATGATCGCCGGCGTGGTGTTCAATCTCGCCTTGCTGTCCTATTTCAAGTACGCGAACTTTTTCGTGGACAGCGTCAATGCGCTGCTGGGCAGCGACGTGCAGCTCGGCACCGTGACCTTGCCCATCGGCATCTCGTTCTTCAGCTTCACGCAGATTGCTTTCCTGGCCGATGCCTACCAGAAGAGCGTCAGGGAATACCGGGTGGCACATTACGGGCTGTTCGTGACCTACTTCCCGCACCTGGTCGCCGGCCCGGTCCTGCATCACGCGCAGATGATGCCGCAGTTCGGCGAAGCGTCGACCTATCGCATCAATGCCGCCAACATCGCTGCCGGCCTCGCCATCTTCGCCATGGGACTCGGCAAGAAGATAGTGTTCGCCGACGGCGTGAGTCCCTATGCCGACGCCATCTTCAATGCCGCCCACGACGGCGTCGCGCTGCAGGCGGCCGAGGCGTGGTTGGGAGCGCTGGCCTATACCTTCCAGCTCTATTTCGATTTCTCGGGCTATTCGGACATGGCGGTCGGCCTGTCGCTGCTGTTCAACATCCGCTTGCCGTACAACTTCAATTCACCCTACCAGTCCCTCAATATTTCCGATTTCTGGCGGCGCTGGCACATGAGCCTGTCGACGTTCCTGCGCGACTATCTCTATATCCCGCTGGGCGGCAACCGGCGCGGCGGTGCGCGCCGCTACGTGAACCTCATGCTCACCATGTTGCTCGGCGGCCTGTGGCACGGCGCCAACTGGACCTTCGTCATCTGGGGCGGTTTGCATGGGCTCTACCTCGGCATCAATCATGGTTATCGCGCGCTGATGGGGGAGCGCCTGGCGGGCTTCGAGCGCTGGCCGGTATATCGCGCGCTGGCCTGGGCCCTGACGTTCTGCGCGGTGGTGGTGGCCTGGGTGCTGTTCCGCGCACCTGATTTCGCCACTGCCGCCTGTGTGTTGAAAGGCATGATCGGGCAAGGCGCGGTGCTGCGCGATGCCAGTGATTCCATCGTGTTGTGGAACGCGGGCCTCAGCCCGCCGGGCGCGCTTGCGCATTGCCTGGTATTGGCCGTGATCGCGGTGCTGCTGCCGAACTCCAATTGGCTGGGCGAACGGGCGCTGTCCTGTTACCAGCGGCGCGCCGACCTCCGCTGGCTGGGTCTCGGCGCGGCACTGGTGGCGTGTGGCTTCCTGTTGGTCATCAACGATGCCCGCGACGCGGTCAGTCCGTTCATCTACTTCAACTTCTGA